From a region of the Tiliqua scincoides isolate rTilSci1 chromosome 4, rTilSci1.hap2, whole genome shotgun sequence genome:
- the POLR2K gene encoding DNA-directed RNA polymerases I, II, and III subunit RPABC4 gives MDVQKDAPPPKQQPMIYICGECHTENEIKARDPIRCRECGYRIMYKKRTKRLVVFDAR, from the exons ATGGATGTTCAGAAAGATGCACCACCTCCAAAACAGCAGCCTATGATATACATCTGTGGTG AATGTCacacagaaaatgaaataaaagcaagAGATCCTATCAGGTGCAGAGAATGTGGTTACAGAATAATGTACAAGAAAAGAACAAAGAGAC TGGTTGTGTTTGATGCCCGATGA